The Deinococcus metalli genome includes a region encoding these proteins:
- a CDS encoding multiubiquitin domain-containing protein: MDTTDTLYRITIDGTEYTTTDSTLTPEQLRRMAQLPATRSLLLLRTGGDLQPITEGALVNLNGHGIETFISRDTPPAHDQIHYKLQVDHEVYETRSATMTGRDIKALAGLPATVSLYLKRPGNDQAVTDEQVIDLSPAGIEQFTTQGPASANVHVSVTYTTTARKKEVIAPLTDTLQMVVTKGYEKLGETPRDGDAVLTSAQPRIDLQPHLNDTLHTLLAVGLVVGTAPHLTLNIDIEAAAGGA, encoded by the coding sequence ATGGATACGACCGATACGCTCTACCGCATCACCATTGACGGCACCGAGTACACCACCACCGATTCGACCCTCACCCCGGAGCAGCTCCGCCGGATGGCCCAACTCCCGGCCACGCGGAGCCTGCTCCTGCTCCGCACGGGTGGAGACCTCCAGCCGATCACTGAGGGTGCGCTGGTCAACCTGAACGGCCACGGCATCGAGACGTTCATCAGCCGCGACACGCCCCCGGCGCACGACCAGATCCACTACAAGCTCCAGGTGGATCACGAGGTGTACGAAACCCGCAGCGCCACCATGACCGGACGCGACATCAAGGCGCTGGCCGGTCTCCCCGCCACGGTTTCCCTCTACCTGAAGCGGCCCGGGAACGATCAGGCTGTGACAGACGAACAGGTGATCGATCTCAGCCCTGCCGGCATCGAGCAGTTCACCACCCAGGGGCCCGCATCCGCCAACGTTCACGTGAGCGTGACCTACACGACCACCGCCCGGAAAAAGGAAGTCATCGCGCCGCTCACCGACACCCTGCAGATGGTCGTCACCAAGGGCTACGAGAAGCTGGGGGAAACGCCCCGTGACGGCGACGCGGTGCTGACCAGCGCGCAGCCCCGCATCGATCTGCAGCCCCACCTGAATGACACCCTGCACACGCTGCTGGCCGTCGGCCTGGTGGTGGGTACCGCGCCGCACCTCACGCTGAACATTGACATCGAAGCCGCTGCCGGGGGCGCCTGA